A genomic region of Dictyoglomus sp. NZ13-RE01 contains the following coding sequences:
- a CDS encoding ABC transporter permease — translation MVFKNKKYAIIFLLPALILTGILIYYPLFATIYYSFYNWRDFSNFRSFIGLENYKRLIEDIAVHKALLNTMIMLIAVIIFQIGIALILALLVHSISKGYKFFRTVYFFPVAISGTAIGLMFYLAYGYDYGFLNSILTSLGKEKIVWITENSALIMVLIPIIWQYVGFYFVIFLSALSKIPQDFYDSALIDGASKFHRAIYISIPLIWDVISVAISLAIVGTFKVFDIVYVITGGGPMNASQVLGTYLYNVAFTGQNQGYASTIGTLIIILGVILSIFANRVLKRDRITY, via the coding sequence GTGGTATTTAAAAATAAAAAATATGCAATAATTTTTCTACTTCCAGCATTAATCTTAACAGGTATATTAATTTATTATCCTCTCTTTGCAACTATTTATTATAGCTTTTATAACTGGAGAGATTTTTCAAACTTCAGAAGCTTTATTGGATTGGAGAATTATAAAAGACTTATTGAAGATATTGCAGTACATAAAGCTCTTCTTAATACTATGATTATGTTAATTGCAGTAATAATATTTCAAATAGGAATTGCTCTTATTCTTGCTCTATTAGTACACTCAATATCTAAGGGATACAAATTTTTTAGGACTGTTTACTTTTTCCCTGTTGCTATCTCTGGAACAGCAATCGGACTTATGTTTTATTTAGCTTATGGATATGATTATGGATTTTTAAATTCTATCTTAACATCCTTAGGAAAGGAAAAGATTGTATGGATAACAGAAAATAGTGCCCTAATAATGGTACTAATACCAATTATATGGCAATATGTAGGCTTCTATTTTGTGATATTCCTATCCGCTCTCTCTAAAATACCTCAAGATTTTTATGATTCTGCTTTAATTGATGGTGCCTCCAAATTTCATAGAGCAATTTATATATCAATTCCATTAATTTGGGATGTAATTTCTGTAGCTATTTCTCTTGCTATAGTAGGAACTTTTAAGGTTTTTGATATTGTTTATGTTATAACTGGTGGAGGTCCAATGAATGCCAGTCAAGTTTTAGGAACATACCTCTATAATGTAGCCTTCACAGGACAAAATCAAGGATATGCTTCTACAATTGGCACATTAATTATCATATTGGGAGTTATATTATCAATTTTTGCTAACAGAGTTCTAAAAAGAGATAGAATCACTTATTAG
- a CDS encoding ABC transporter permease codes for MAKGKLSVFSILSYIVLVFWAITTIFPFLWVINNSFKSTSEILLNSLSLPKEISLKNYQQLGNYGNINMFRGFINSFIISGSVVLLVLLLSSLASFVLSRFEIKTGIIKSFFTSAMLVPAFSIVIPALVLFRKIGIGGSHLSLIITQTALNLPFAILVLSSFMTTLPKELEESALIDGANLLTILFKIIFPLSIPGIITVAIFVFLWSYNDLFMSMIFIPTRDKQPICVLLSLVSSIYGTNYGAMMAALVITIIPVIIIYMLLQEFVIRGLTAGAIKG; via the coding sequence ATGGCTAAGGGAAAATTGTCAGTTTTTAGTATTCTAAGCTACATAGTTCTGGTTTTTTGGGCAATAACAACTATTTTCCCATTCTTGTGGGTCATTAACAACTCCTTTAAATCTACATCAGAAATTTTACTTAATTCCCTTTCTTTACCAAAGGAAATCTCCTTAAAAAATTATCAACAATTAGGAAACTATGGCAATATCAATATGTTTCGAGGATTTATAAATAGCTTCATTATATCTGGAAGCGTAGTCTTATTAGTGTTGTTATTATCTAGTTTAGCTTCTTTTGTCCTATCAAGATTTGAGATCAAAACAGGGATAATAAAATCCTTTTTTACCTCCGCTATGTTGGTTCCAGCTTTCTCTATAGTAATTCCTGCTCTTGTCTTATTTAGAAAAATAGGCATAGGTGGTAGTCATCTATCTTTAATCATAACTCAAACTGCTTTAAATCTCCCCTTCGCAATTTTAGTACTCTCAAGTTTCATGACCACCCTTCCAAAAGAATTGGAAGAGTCCGCTTTAATCGATGGAGCAAATTTGTTAACTATTCTTTTTAAAATAATCTTTCCTCTATCAATTCCTGGTATTATAACTGTAGCAATTTTTGTATTTCTATGGTCATATAATGACCTATTTATGTCTATGATATTTATCCCAACAAGAGACAAACAACCCATTTGTGTTCTTCTCTCTTTAGTCTCAAGTATATACGGTACCAATTATGGCGCTATGATGGCAGCTCTTGTAATAACAATAATACCTGTCATAATAATTTACATGCTTTTACAAGAATTTGTAATAAGAGGATTGACTGCAGGTGCGATTAAGGGTTAA
- a CDS encoding two-component sensor histidine kinase, giving the protein MNIAMKRLYNKLSLRKKLIIIFIIILITPSFIFFYINSITVDILKSKLLDAYQTNLKLISFYIENKIEDLYRFTQEILYNNFLYGANKDIMKISDKNEIAFYDFRGKIEDFLNSVLFSRNDVTSLAFMFSSKKFLFYVSRSSQLFPEYLVKTLYSKSINLKGEPLIYVDFSPNNEADIYISRIVYDRNTLKEIGLLIVKLNPYIIFESVKFMNELNAKDVIFVSNNRVIYSLNNKELIGKRVINDNLKGVIYLTTDVNNINWSIYLSIYEKNILEKVSPISRFLFLLFFVIILILFLVINFLYRDIMMPINKLIEAMKKVENGDLNVKLESIRNDELGFLINSFNNTILKIKNLIDSVYKAQLLAKDSQIKALQSKMNPHFIFNTLEMISWKARFLGAEEVTEMIDAFSNILEAHMNKQDRFLIDLKEELKYLDSYIYLMSKRVKRITYKKYIDKDLLNYKIPILTLQPIVENVFKHAFKSKNSNNENILIVKGFKEGNDLIISIEDNGKGMEEEELLLIRESLNNESDNKGLSNVHKRIKLLFGENYGLNIDSNIGKGTIITIKLPLIK; this is encoded by the coding sequence ATGAATATCGCAATGAAAAGGTTATATAATAAACTATCATTAAGAAAAAAACTCATTATTATCTTCATTATAATTCTGATTACCCCTTCTTTTATCTTTTTCTATATTAATTCTATTACAGTAGATATCTTAAAGAGCAAACTACTTGATGCTTACCAAACCAATTTAAAATTAATTAGTTTTTATATCGAAAATAAAATAGAAGATCTTTATAGGTTCACTCAAGAAATTCTTTATAATAATTTTCTATATGGAGCCAATAAAGATATTATGAAAATATCTGATAAAAATGAAATTGCCTTTTACGATTTTAGAGGAAAAATAGAGGATTTTTTAAATTCTGTCCTTTTTTCAAGAAATGACGTAACTTCTTTGGCTTTTATGTTTTCTTCCAAGAAATTCCTTTTTTATGTCTCCCGCTCTTCACAACTATTTCCAGAATATTTAGTAAAAACCCTGTATTCAAAAAGCATAAACCTTAAAGGAGAACCTTTGATTTATGTGGATTTTTCACCTAATAATGAAGCGGATATTTATATATCAAGGATAGTATATGACAGAAATACTTTAAAAGAAATAGGATTACTAATAGTAAAGCTAAATCCTTACATAATCTTTGAAAGTGTAAAATTCATGAATGAGTTAAATGCAAAAGATGTAATTTTTGTGAGTAACAATAGAGTTATATACTCATTAAATAATAAAGAATTAATTGGGAAAAGAGTAATAAATGATAATTTAAAAGGGGTTATATATCTTACGACTGATGTAAATAATATAAACTGGAGTATATACTTATCTATTTATGAAAAGAATATTTTAGAAAAAGTTTCTCCCATTAGTAGATTTTTGTTTTTACTGTTTTTTGTTATCATATTAATTCTCTTTCTTGTAATTAATTTTCTTTATAGAGATATCATGATGCCGATAAATAAGCTAATAGAAGCCATGAAAAAAGTAGAAAATGGAGATCTAAATGTAAAATTAGAATCCATAAGGAATGATGAATTGGGTTTTTTAATAAACTCCTTTAACAATACCATATTGAAAATAAAAAATCTTATTGATTCTGTATACAAGGCTCAATTATTAGCTAAAGATTCTCAGATTAAAGCTCTACAGTCAAAAATGAATCCACATTTTATTTTTAATACTTTAGAAATGATTAGTTGGAAGGCAAGATTTTTAGGAGCAGAAGAGGTAACAGAAATGATTGATGCCTTCTCTAATATTCTTGAGGCTCACATGAATAAACAAGATAGATTCTTAATAGATCTTAAGGAAGAATTGAAATATTTAGATAGTTATATTTATTTAATGTCCAAGAGAGTTAAAAGAATAACATATAAAAAGTACATAGATAAAGATTTATTAAACTATAAAATACCAATTCTTACTCTTCAGCCTATAGTGGAAAATGTATTTAAACATGCCTTTAAATCCAAAAATTCAAATAACGAAAATATATTAATAGTCAAAGGATTTAAAGAAGGTAATGATTTAATTATATCAATTGAAGATAATGGAAAAGGCATGGAAGAGGAAGAATTATTATTAATACGAGAGTCCCTTAATAATGAGAGCGATAATAAAGGATTATCAAATGTACATAAGAGAATAAAACTACTTTTCGGAGAAAACTATGGTCTAAATATAGATAGTAACATTGGTAAAGGCACTATAATTACCATAAAGCTACCTCTTATAAAATAG
- a CDS encoding DNA-binding response regulator, producing MVNVLIVEDEEITREGLKKFINWQKFNCKLIGTAEDAFEGLYLIEKFKPEIIITDIVMSGISGLEMIRRIKNKNQKSKIIIITAYRNLSYAQEAVKLGAFRLLFKPIKIEELEESIKEALEDMDMELYLKEEEFYEFIINQLKAVTHRDNFSFLIRKIIEYIVQNYNKNLTLNDLSEQFFISYWHLSKLIKKELNINFNQLLNMVRIEKAKIFLRMPRYKISEIAELVGYNDVTYFCKVFKKLTGKSPYEYRNEKVI from the coding sequence ATAGTAAATGTCCTTATTGTGGAGGACGAAGAAATAACCAGAGAGGGGCTCAAAAAGTTTATAAACTGGCAAAAATTCAACTGCAAATTAATTGGTACAGCAGAAGATGCTTTCGAAGGTTTGTATTTAATAGAAAAGTTTAAACCCGAAATAATAATAACAGATATTGTAATGTCTGGAATAAGCGGATTAGAAATGATAAGACGAATAAAAAATAAAAATCAAAAGAGTAAGATTATAATTATTACTGCCTATAGAAACTTAAGTTATGCACAAGAAGCGGTAAAACTTGGAGCATTTAGATTATTATTCAAACCTATAAAAATTGAAGAGTTAGAAGAAAGTATTAAAGAGGCATTAGAAGATATGGATATGGAATTATATTTAAAAGAGGAAGAATTCTATGAATTTATTATAAACCAGTTGAAAGCAGTAACTCATAGAGATAATTTTAGTTTTTTGATTAGAAAAATAATTGAATATATAGTACAAAATTATAATAAAAATTTAACTCTTAATGATTTATCAGAGCAGTTTTTTATAAGTTATTGGCATTTGTCGAAACTTATAAAGAAAGAGCTTAATATTAATTTTAACCAACTTCTTAATATGGTAAGGATTGAAAAGGCTAAAATCTTTTTGAGAATGCCAAGGTATAAAATTAGTGAGATAGCGGAATTGGTAGGATATAACGATGTAACTTATTTTTGCAAAGTATTTAAAAAACTAACCGGAAAAAGTCCTTATGAATATCGCAATGAAAAGGTTATATAA